From Sphingomonas nostoxanthinifaciens, a single genomic window includes:
- a CDS encoding glycosyltransferase: MPMYWSGETAFAARRPSADHIVLVLHDFGGGGSERIAIRLANAWVDAGRRVSLYCGAEDGPLRRLVSPRISMTSIAPGGTRRAGRRELGRALAASVRADRPDIVVGPGNYHVPILRAMIDDLAWDRPAVACKLSNPLVRGDRPRLAQVLFTANFRRVTAPFDTLVAMSPALAAEATVLLHRHDIACVHEPNLDAVPAPALDRPGTGMILCVGRLTRQKNFGLALDAFARADPSLRLVLLGQGEEEAMLKARAQTLGIAERITFAGFVHDVPRYLAQADVLLCTSLFEGYPAALVEALAAGVPVVSTPCSLALPEILLDRSFGAIARPRADEVARALTAVLHERRRPEAASLAELGRRHQLAGSARDWLAVLDDAVAARAAVMVAA; encoded by the coding sequence ATGCCCATGTATTGGTCCGGCGAGACGGCGTTCGCGGCGCGCAGGCCCAGCGCGGACCATATCGTGCTCGTTCTTCACGATTTCGGCGGCGGCGGCAGCGAACGCATCGCGATCCGGCTCGCAAACGCCTGGGTCGATGCCGGCCGCCGGGTCAGCCTGTATTGTGGGGCCGAGGATGGCCCCCTTCGGCGGCTCGTTTCACCGCGGATCTCCATGACGTCTATCGCGCCAGGCGGCACGCGCCGCGCCGGCCGTCGCGAGCTTGGCCGGGCACTCGCCGCATCGGTGCGCGCGGACCGTCCTGACATCGTCGTCGGCCCCGGAAATTATCACGTGCCGATCCTGCGCGCGATGATCGACGACCTCGCATGGGACCGGCCGGCGGTGGCGTGCAAGCTCAGCAATCCGCTGGTGCGCGGCGACCGGCCACGGTTGGCGCAGGTGCTGTTTACCGCCAATTTCCGACGGGTGACGGCGCCGTTCGACACGTTGGTGGCGATGTCGCCGGCGCTGGCAGCAGAGGCGACGGTGCTGCTCCATCGCCACGACATCGCCTGCGTTCACGAGCCCAATCTCGATGCCGTGCCCGCGCCTGCGCTCGATCGGCCGGGTACCGGGATGATATTGTGCGTCGGCCGGCTGACGCGTCAGAAGAATTTCGGGCTGGCACTGGATGCGTTCGCGCGTGCCGACCCCTCGCTGCGCCTCGTCCTGCTCGGCCAGGGCGAGGAAGAGGCGATGCTGAAGGCGCGTGCGCAGACGCTCGGCATAGCTGAGCGCATCACCTTCGCCGGCTTCGTCCACGATGTGCCACGTTACCTGGCGCAGGCCGACGTCTTGCTGTGCACCTCGCTGTTCGAGGGCTATCCCGCCGCGCTGGTCGAGGCGCTCGCCGCCGGCGTGCCGGTGGTCTCGACGCCCTGTTCGCTGGCATTGCCGGAAATCCTGCTGGATCGATCGTTCGGGGCGATCGCGCGGCCCCGTGCCGACGAGGTCGCGCGCGCGCTGACCGCCGTGCTGCACGAGCGACGTCGCCCGGAAGCCGCATCGCTGGCGGAACTCGGCCGGCGACACCAGCTTGCCGGTTCGGCGCGCGACTGGCTCGCCGTGCTCGACGATGCGGTCGCCGCGCGCGCCGCGGTGATGGTCGCCGCCTGA
- a CDS encoding MlaA family lipoprotein, translating to MMVYSRALRAAVSLAALTLVSACATTPGQDRLAERDPLEKLNRKIWGVDMFADRILIKPVAKGYRSVTPQPARQGLTNFFSNVTEPWSFVNNLLQGKPARAGRNLKRFVVNTTIGVGGLFDHASKIGITPAQEDLGQTMAVWGFNGGPYLVLPLLGPSTMRDGIGAAAAAYGDPVNVAINQWDINVWYKRGYRAVQIVSARSDLIESGGDAFLQSSLDPYAAARSAFLQRRRAQIMDQEDAGGAPDETPTTGEPVATPIGGADAVPPPGGESAAPMPGDAPAAAPSKPADQALPESAAPMPGDAPAPATPPKPGDKPRP from the coding sequence ATGATGGTGTATTCTCGCGCGCTGCGCGCTGCTGTTTCTCTCGCCGCGCTCACGCTGGTCAGCGCCTGCGCCACCACTCCCGGCCAAGACCGCCTTGCCGAGCGTGATCCGCTGGAGAAGCTCAATCGCAAGATCTGGGGCGTCGACATGTTCGCCGACCGGATCCTGATCAAGCCCGTGGCCAAGGGCTATCGGTCGGTCACGCCGCAGCCGGCGCGGCAGGGCCTCACCAACTTCTTCTCGAACGTGACCGAGCCGTGGTCGTTCGTGAACAATCTGCTGCAGGGCAAGCCGGCGCGTGCCGGGCGCAACCTCAAGCGCTTCGTCGTCAACACGACGATTGGCGTCGGCGGCCTGTTCGATCATGCCAGCAAGATCGGCATCACGCCGGCGCAGGAGGATCTGGGCCAGACGATGGCGGTTTGGGGCTTCAACGGCGGCCCCTATCTTGTCCTGCCGCTGCTCGGCCCCTCGACGATGCGCGACGGCATCGGCGCGGCGGCCGCTGCCTATGGCGATCCGGTCAACGTCGCCATCAACCAGTGGGACATCAACGTCTGGTACAAGCGCGGCTATCGCGCGGTGCAGATCGTCAGCGCGCGGTCCGACCTGATCGAGAGCGGCGGCGACGCCTTCCTGCAGTCGAGCCTCGACCCCTATGCGGCGGCGCGGTCGGCCTTCCTGCAGCGCCGGCGCGCGCAGATCATGGACCAGGAGGATGCCGGCGGCGCACCCGACGAGACGCCGACCACGGGCGAACCGGTCGCGACCCCCATCGGCGGTGCCGACGCCGTGCCGCCGCCCGGCGGCGAGAGCGCGGCACCGATGCCGGGCGACGCGCCGGCGGCGGCCCCGTCCAAGCCTGCCGACCAGGCCCTGCCGGAAAGCGCCGCGCCGATGCCCGGCGATGCGCCCGCGCCGGCCACGCCGCCCAAGCCGGGCGACAAGCCGCGGCCGTGA
- the phbB gene encoding acetoacetyl-CoA reductase, which produces MARVVIVTGGTRGIGEAISLALKEDGFTVAANYAGNDERAKAFAERTGIAVFKWDVSSPEACAAGVSAVEQGLGPVDAVVNNAGITRDGTLLKMSYDDWKEVIDTNLGGCFNMAKATFAGMKDRKWGRFVNIGSINGQAGQYGQVNYAAAKSGIHGFTKALAQEGARFGITVNAIAPGYIDTDMVAAVPADVLSKIVAKIPVGRLGQAHEIARGVAFLCSDNAAFITGSTLSINGGQHMY; this is translated from the coding sequence ATGGCACGCGTGGTGATCGTGACGGGCGGAACGCGCGGCATCGGCGAAGCGATCAGCCTCGCGCTGAAGGAAGACGGCTTCACCGTCGCCGCCAATTATGCCGGCAATGACGAGCGGGCCAAGGCGTTTGCCGAGCGCACCGGCATCGCCGTGTTCAAGTGGGACGTGTCGAGCCCCGAGGCCTGCGCCGCCGGCGTGTCCGCGGTCGAGCAGGGGCTCGGCCCGGTAGACGCGGTCGTCAACAATGCCGGCATCACCCGCGACGGCACGCTCCTGAAGATGAGCTACGACGATTGGAAGGAAGTGATCGACACCAATCTCGGCGGCTGCTTCAACATGGCCAAGGCGACCTTCGCCGGCATGAAGGACCGCAAGTGGGGCCGGTTCGTCAATATCGGCTCGATCAACGGCCAGGCCGGCCAATATGGGCAGGTCAATTATGCCGCCGCCAAATCGGGCATCCACGGCTTCACCAAGGCGCTGGCACAGGAAGGCGCGCGCTTCGGCATCACCGTCAACGCGATCGCGCCGGGCTATATCGACACCGATATGGTCGCGGCGGTGCCGGCCGACGTGCTGAGCAAGATCGTCGCCAAGATCCCGGTCGGCCGCCTCGGCCAGGCGCACGAGATTGCGCGCGGCGTCGCCTTCCTCTGCTCGGACAATGCGGCGTTCATCACCGGCTCGACGCTGTCGATCAACGGCGGCCAGCACATGTATTGA
- a CDS encoding ribbon-helix-helix domain-containing protein codes for MEARVAGPIKRSVMIAGHATSVSLEPVFWEALKRAAEDEALPISALIARIDAGRVAAVDPPNLASAIRVWLMERALKV; via the coding sequence ATGGAGGCGCGCGTGGCCGGTCCGATCAAGCGATCGGTGATGATTGCCGGCCACGCGACCTCGGTCAGCCTCGAGCCGGTCTTCTGGGAAGCGCTGAAGCGCGCGGCCGAGGACGAGGCTTTGCCCATCTCCGCCCTGATCGCGCGCATCGATGCCGGGCGTGTCGCCGCCGTCGATCCGCCCAATCTCGCCAGCGCGATCCGCGTCTGGCTGATGGAGCGCGCCCTGAAGGTCTAG
- a CDS encoding xanthine dehydrogenase family protein molybdopterin-binding subunit — protein MAPADANRTTLSRRTLLIGGGAGVGLVLAWELWPRDYRPNLAVDPGETVMGAFLKIAETGRVTVVVPQAEMGQGVWTALPQALADELGADWRQIAVEPAPLGPLYANRLIAGEMAEDALPHMLAGVGRWAAQNWATRNALMITAGSTSIRAFEQPFREAGAMARALLCMTAGKRIGADWRACDTEAGFVVRGQDRFRFGALAAEAAGFAPPATPPLRRPGEGGISGKAMPRLDLPAKVDGSTRFAGDVRLPGMLHASVRHGPLGDTGPAALDLAAADRVPGVVGIVRSDGFVAALAENWWAADRALDALHPRFATRGALPNSVSVAHALDAALATGGTTFAKQGDAATALAGAGVIEADYAVPFSAHATIEPLVATARLTGDRLELWVPTQAQGLTRAAVARATGIGEHRIIVYPMQVGGGFGRKIENDAAIEAAILAVRSGKPVQLMWSRREEMLHGRHGPPARARMRARLGGQGRIAAWQAVIAAPATAAELGRRLIPALPHGGGPERAAIDGAVPPYAIPVLAIAHALADVGIPTGLWRSAAHASTAFFVECFADELAAAAGMDALSFRMGLLGAQPRLARCLAQATASGGWTGEARSGQGVAVHSAFGSHIALYCEARIEGGAIKVTQLTAVVDCGRVINPDIVRQQIESGLVWGMAAALGDGVTYAQGLAEQTGFADLRLPLLKDMPEIAVELIASAEAPGGVAELAVPVTPPAIANAIFSATGKRLRALPLAI, from the coding sequence ATGGCGCCGGCGGATGCGAACAGAACGACGCTGTCCCGGCGGACATTGCTGATCGGCGGCGGCGCGGGCGTGGGTCTCGTCCTCGCATGGGAGCTGTGGCCGCGCGACTATCGGCCAAACCTCGCCGTCGACCCGGGCGAGACGGTGATGGGTGCCTTTCTCAAGATTGCCGAGACGGGGCGGGTGACGGTCGTCGTGCCGCAGGCGGAGATGGGGCAGGGTGTGTGGACCGCGCTGCCGCAGGCGCTGGCCGACGAGCTTGGGGCCGACTGGCGCCAGATCGCGGTCGAGCCCGCGCCGCTGGGGCCGCTCTACGCCAACCGGCTGATCGCGGGCGAGATGGCAGAGGATGCGCTGCCGCATATGCTGGCCGGGGTCGGCCGCTGGGCGGCGCAGAACTGGGCGACGCGCAACGCACTGATGATAACGGCGGGCTCGACCTCGATCCGCGCTTTCGAGCAGCCGTTCCGCGAGGCGGGCGCAATGGCGCGCGCCTTGCTGTGCATGACGGCGGGCAAGCGGATCGGCGCGGATTGGCGCGCCTGCGATACCGAAGCCGGGTTCGTCGTACGGGGGCAGGATCGCTTCCGCTTCGGCGCACTTGCGGCCGAGGCGGCGGGGTTCGCCCCGCCCGCGACGCCACCGCTGCGTCGGCCGGGTGAAGGCGGCATTTCGGGCAAGGCGATGCCGCGGCTCGATCTGCCTGCGAAGGTCGACGGCAGCACGCGCTTTGCCGGCGACGTGCGCCTGCCCGGCATGCTCCACGCATCGGTGCGGCACGGCCCGCTCGGCGATACCGGCCCGGCCGCGCTCGATCTGGCGGCGGCCGATCGCGTGCCCGGCGTCGTCGGCATCGTCCGCAGCGACGGCTTCGTCGCGGCGCTGGCGGAGAATTGGTGGGCGGCCGACCGTGCGCTCGATGCGCTCCACCCGCGCTTCGCGACGCGTGGGGCTCTGCCCAATAGCGTGTCGGTGGCGCATGCGCTCGATGCGGCACTGGCAACCGGGGGCACGACGTTCGCCAAGCAGGGCGATGCGGCGACGGCACTCGCCGGCGCCGGCGTGATCGAGGCGGATTACGCCGTGCCGTTCTCCGCGCATGCAACGATCGAGCCGCTGGTGGCGACCGCGCGCCTGACCGGCGATCGGCTGGAATTATGGGTGCCGACCCAGGCACAGGGCCTCACCCGCGCCGCCGTCGCGCGCGCGACCGGGATCGGCGAGCATCGCATCATCGTCTACCCCATGCAGGTCGGCGGTGGCTTCGGCCGCAAGATCGAGAATGACGCCGCGATCGAGGCGGCGATCCTCGCGGTGCGGTCGGGCAAGCCGGTTCAGCTGATGTGGAGCCGGCGCGAGGAAATGCTGCATGGGCGCCACGGTCCGCCGGCACGCGCCAGGATGCGCGCGCGGCTCGGCGGGCAAGGCCGGATCGCGGCGTGGCAGGCGGTGATCGCCGCGCCCGCTACCGCCGCTGAGCTCGGGAGGCGGCTGATCCCGGCGCTGCCGCACGGTGGCGGGCCCGAGCGTGCGGCGATCGACGGCGCGGTGCCGCCTTATGCCATACCGGTGCTGGCGATCGCGCATGCGCTGGCCGACGTCGGTATCCCGACCGGGCTGTGGCGGTCTGCGGCGCATGCCTCCACCGCCTTCTTCGTCGAATGCTTTGCCGACGAGCTTGCCGCCGCGGCGGGCATGGATGCGCTGTCGTTCCGGATGGGGCTGCTCGGCGCGCAGCCGCGCCTCGCGCGCTGCCTCGCGCAGGCGACCGCTTCGGGCGGCTGGACCGGCGAGGCGCGATCGGGGCAGGGGGTGGCGGTTCATTCCGCCTTCGGCAGCCACATCGCGCTTTATTGCGAGGCGCGGATCGAGGGCGGCGCGATCAAGGTGACGCAGCTGACCGCGGTGGTCGACTGCGGCCGGGTCATCAATCCCGACATCGTCCGCCAGCAGATCGAGAGCGGGCTCGTCTGGGGCATGGCCGCTGCGCTGGGCGACGGCGTCACCTATGCGCAGGGCCTCGCCGAGCAGACCGGATTTGCCGACCTCCGTTTGCCGTTGCTCAAGGATATGCCCGAGATCGCGGTCGAACTGATCGCATCGGCCGAGGCGCCGGGCGGGGTGGCCGAACTGGCGGTTCCGGTGACGCCGCCCGCCATCGCCAATGCGATCTTCTCCGCAACCGGCAAGCGGCTGCGCGCGTTGCCGCTCGCCATATGA
- a CDS encoding oxidoreductase — protein MASTDSPVWFITGCSTGFGRDLARLVLDRGWRAIVTARDAARVEDLTEGAEDRALALALDVTDQAQIDAAVEAAHARFGRIDVLVNNAGYGYQSSVEEGEEVEIRAQFDANVFGLFALTRAMLPIMRAQRAGNIINITSVAGLVGFPSSGYYAASKHAVEGWSDALKAEVGPLGINVTCVEPGPFRTDWAGRSLRQTPSTIADYAETAARRLAGTRAASGTQAGDPVRAGEAMIALTQRADPPRHLVLGKWGYDAVVERLKARLAEIEGERDASLAADFPDA, from the coding sequence ATGGCATCGACCGACAGCCCCGTCTGGTTCATCACCGGCTGCTCCACCGGCTTCGGCCGCGACCTCGCCCGGCTGGTGCTCGATCGCGGCTGGCGCGCGATCGTCACCGCGCGCGACGCGGCGCGCGTCGAAGACCTGACAGAGGGAGCAGAGGATCGCGCGCTCGCGCTGGCGCTCGACGTGACCGATCAGGCGCAGATCGACGCGGCGGTCGAGGCGGCCCACGCCAGGTTCGGCCGCATCGACGTGCTCGTGAACAATGCCGGCTACGGCTACCAGAGCAGCGTCGAGGAAGGCGAGGAAGTCGAGATCCGCGCGCAGTTCGACGCCAACGTCTTCGGCCTGTTTGCGCTTACCCGCGCGATGCTGCCGATCATGCGCGCGCAGCGTGCGGGCAACATCATCAATATCACGTCGGTCGCCGGCCTCGTCGGCTTTCCCAGCTCCGGCTATTATGCCGCCTCGAAACATGCGGTGGAGGGTTGGTCCGACGCGCTGAAGGCCGAGGTCGGCCCGCTCGGCATCAACGTCACCTGCGTCGAGCCGGGGCCGTTCCGCACCGACTGGGCCGGACGCTCGCTCAGGCAGACGCCGTCGACCATTGCCGATTATGCCGAAACCGCCGCCAGGCGCCTCGCCGGCACGCGCGCGGCCAGCGGTACGCAGGCGGGCGATCCGGTTCGCGCGGGCGAGGCGATGATCGCGCTCACCCAGCGCGCCGATCCGCCGCGCCATCTGGTGCTGGGCAAATGGGGCTATGATGCAGTGGTCGAGCGGCTGAAGGCGCGGCTGGCGGAGATCGAGGGCGAGCGCGACGCGAGCCTCGCCGCCGACTTTCCCGACGCCTGA
- a CDS encoding ArsR/SmtB family transcription factor yields the protein MPAPLILFRALADPTRLRIVALLRRMELSVGELAQALGQSQPRVSRHVRILADAGLCERRREGSWVFLGLGPAATDGPLLATIDAWPDAASERWEVADAARLEAVRADRAAAAEAYFDAHAAEWDAIRSLHVAEDAVEDAIGRVLRAEPVGRLVDIGTGTGRMIELLAPHATGAIGIDRSPEMLRFARARIGRAEIAQVDLRQGDMYALPLADGSADTVVLHQVLHYAQAPAAAIAEAARLLRADGRLLIADFAAHDREELREREGHARLGFADEQMAGWFAASGLAPPEVVELEGGELTVKLWLGRRSAVAKSLLKAVG from the coding sequence ATGCCTGCTCCGCTCATTTTGTTCCGTGCCCTTGCCGATCCGACCCGCCTGCGCATCGTCGCGCTGCTGCGGCGCATGGAATTGTCGGTCGGCGAACTGGCGCAGGCGCTGGGGCAGAGCCAGCCGCGCGTCTCGCGCCACGTGCGCATCCTCGCCGATGCCGGGCTGTGCGAGCGGCGGCGCGAGGGCAGCTGGGTGTTCCTCGGCCTCGGCCCGGCCGCGACCGACGGGCCGCTGCTCGCGACGATCGACGCCTGGCCCGACGCCGCGTCGGAGCGTTGGGAGGTGGCCGACGCCGCGCGACTGGAGGCGGTGCGCGCCGACCGCGCCGCAGCGGCGGAAGCCTATTTCGACGCGCATGCCGCCGAATGGGACGCCATCCGCTCGCTCCACGTCGCCGAGGATGCGGTGGAGGATGCGATCGGCCGCGTGCTGCGCGCCGAGCCGGTCGGACGGCTGGTCGATATCGGCACCGGCACCGGCCGCATGATCGAACTGCTCGCCCCGCACGCGACCGGCGCGATCGGCATCGACCGCAGCCCCGAAATGCTGCGCTTCGCCCGCGCGCGCATCGGCCGGGCGGAGATCGCGCAGGTCGACCTGCGCCAGGGCGACATGTATGCGCTGCCGCTGGCGGACGGCAGCGCCGACACCGTCGTGCTGCATCAGGTGCTCCATTACGCGCAGGCGCCCGCAGCCGCGATCGCCGAGGCGGCACGTTTGCTGCGCGCCGACGGGCGGCTGCTGATCGCCGACTTCGCTGCGCACGACCGCGAGGAATTGCGCGAGCGCGAAGGCCATGCGCGCCTCGGCTTCGCCGACGAGCAGATGGCGGGCTGGTTCGCCGCATCCGGCCTCGCGCCGCCCGAGGTGGTGGAGCTCGAAGGCGGTGAGCTGACGGTCAAATTATGGCTCGGCCGCCGCAGCGCGGTGGCGAAGTCGCTGCTGAAGGCGGTGGGCTAG
- a CDS encoding GreA/GreB family elongation factor, with protein sequence MSVAFRRESDEEHLEPRFELPIPPGPNLVTPRGLAQIEARVAELEQAVAAAAAAEPEERKRALRYWRQRLATAQLAPPPPADEAGFGSRVTFLLNRERRSITIVGDDEAEPTAGLIAFSAPLARALIGAGEGDRVAFGGRADAIELLSIDG encoded by the coding sequence GTGAGCGTGGCCTTCCGCCGCGAGAGCGACGAAGAGCATCTGGAGCCGCGGTTCGAGCTGCCGATCCCGCCCGGACCCAATCTGGTGACACCGCGCGGTCTGGCGCAGATCGAGGCGCGCGTCGCCGAACTGGAGCAGGCGGTTGCCGCCGCCGCCGCCGCCGAGCCGGAAGAGCGCAAGCGCGCGCTGCGTTACTGGCGCCAGCGGCTTGCCACCGCGCAACTCGCCCCGCCCCCGCCGGCGGACGAGGCCGGCTTCGGCAGCCGCGTGACCTTCCTGCTCAATCGCGAGCGCCGTTCGATCACGATCGTCGGCGATGACGAGGCTGAGCCGACGGCCGGGCTGATCGCCTTTTCAGCGCCGCTCGCGCGTGCGCTGATCGGCGCGGGCGAGGGCGATCGGGTGGCGTTCGGCGGCCGCGCCGACGCGATCGAACTGCTGTCGATCGACGGCTAG
- a CDS encoding PilZ domain-containing protein, whose product MTDGLQRLIDADAAAAELSERRQATRHTTVFQVARIISGDRDELCILRNVSPGGLKAELYMAIAPGARVVIELKTGFRLDGTAVWAREPFVGVQFDAPVAIMEMLKRCAPDVLFDRGRPPRLETELPAMLRINGIETPTRISNISQSGMKIAVPHRLGIDTRCEVRLPVLGWRRACVRWSEPDEAGLMLVQPFLYPDFVAWRRALQDDTADR is encoded by the coding sequence ATGACGGATGGTCTGCAGCGATTGATCGATGCCGACGCTGCGGCGGCTGAATTATCGGAGCGGCGCCAGGCCACGCGCCACACGACCGTATTCCAGGTTGCCCGCATCATCTCGGGCGACAGGGACGAATTGTGCATCTTGCGCAACGTTTCTCCGGGTGGCCTGAAGGCCGAACTCTACATGGCGATCGCGCCCGGCGCGCGCGTCGTGATCGAGCTCAAGACCGGGTTTCGGCTCGACGGCACCGCCGTGTGGGCGCGCGAGCCGTTCGTCGGCGTCCAGTTCGACGCGCCGGTGGCGATCATGGAGATGCTGAAGCGCTGCGCGCCCGACGTGCTGTTCGATCGCGGACGGCCGCCGCGGCTCGAGACCGAGTTGCCGGCGATGCTCCGCATCAACGGCATCGAGACGCCGACGCGCATCTCCAACATCAGCCAGAGCGGCATGAAGATCGCGGTCCCACACCGATTGGGAATCGACACGCGCTGCGAAGTGCGACTTCCCGTGCTCGGCTGGCGGCGCGCCTGCGTCCGTTGGTCGGAGCCGGACGAGGCCGGGCTCATGCTCGTCCAGCCGTTCCTTTATCCCGACTTCGTTGCCTGGCGCCGCGCGCTGCAGGATGACACCGCCGATCGCTAG
- the hemH gene encoding ferrochelatase, translating to MKPADHPTIPRPRIGVLLTNLGTPDAPDAPAVRRYLGEFLSDRRVVELPPILWQPILRGIVLTTRPKKSAHAYRQVWGKDGSPLAAITRAQAAALAARFGDAVLVDHAMRYGRPSIAERLAAMKDAGCERILLAPLYPQYCGATTATANDRAFATLADMRWQPAIRTLPPYYDDAGYIAALKDSVEASLAALPFQPQVIVASFHGMPQRTLEQGDPYHCHCQKTARLLSEALGRELIVAFQSRFGRAKWLEPATDVTLAALPRAGIERVAVVSPGFSADCLETLEEISIRGRETFLAAGGSDFAYLPCLNDSPGGIAMLHDLLRRELAGWLPPS from the coding sequence ATGAAACCCGCCGATCACCCCACAATCCCGCGCCCCCGCATCGGCGTGCTGCTGACCAATCTCGGCACGCCCGACGCGCCCGATGCGCCGGCGGTGCGTCGCTATCTCGGCGAATTCCTGTCGGATCGCCGCGTGGTGGAGCTGCCGCCGATCCTGTGGCAACCGATCCTGCGCGGGATCGTGCTGACCACCCGGCCCAAGAAGTCGGCCCACGCCTATCGCCAGGTATGGGGCAAGGATGGATCGCCGCTCGCCGCGATCACGCGTGCGCAGGCGGCGGCGCTGGCCGCCCGCTTCGGCGATGCCGTGCTGGTCGATCATGCCATGCGCTACGGTCGGCCCTCGATCGCCGAGCGGTTGGCGGCGATGAAAGATGCCGGCTGCGAGCGGATCCTGCTCGCGCCGCTCTATCCGCAATATTGCGGGGCGACGACCGCCACGGCGAACGATCGCGCCTTCGCCACCCTCGCCGACATGCGCTGGCAGCCGGCGATCCGTACCCTCCCGCCTTATTATGATGATGCCGGCTACATCGCCGCGCTGAAGGACAGCGTCGAGGCGTCGCTCGCCGCGCTGCCGTTTCAGCCGCAGGTGATCGTCGCGAGCTTTCACGGCATGCCGCAGCGCACGCTTGAACAGGGCGACCCCTATCATTGCCACTGCCAGAAGACCGCGCGGCTGCTGAGCGAGGCGCTCGGGCGCGAATTGATCGTCGCCTTCCAGTCGCGCTTCGGCCGCGCCAAATGGCTGGAGCCCGCGACCGACGTGACGCTCGCGGCGCTGCCGCGCGCCGGGATCGAGCGCGTGGCCGTCGTCTCGCCCGGTTTCTCGGCCGACTGCCTCGAGACGCTCGAGGAAATCTCGATCCGCGGCCGCGAGACGTTCCTCGCCGCCGGCGGCAGCGACTTCGCTTATCTGCCGTGCCTCAACGACAGCCCCGGCGGTATCGCCATGTTGCACGATTTGCTGCGGCGGGAGCTTGCGGGCTGGCTCCCGCCTTCATAA